From Sporolactobacillus pectinivorans:
ATGAATCTCTGTCCAACATATCCTGTTCCGCCAAGAATTCCAACCTTCAGTCTGTTATCCTCCATACTCCTTACCCCTCTTTATTAAAGTAAAAATATTATACTACAGATCGAACGAAAAAACAGGAAAGTAGCCAATATTCAGTGCCGAAAGCTCTTCAGATTGCCTGGATCTCCCTGCGATGAATGTACCAAAGAACGCGCCGATTAACGCTACCGGCATCGGGAAAAGAATTGCAAATGGTGCCGCCCAATCACCAAACAGGATAAGCATCACAATGTAAACCAGACCCACTGCAACAATGATCGCCTCATATTAATGAAGGGAACAACCATATTAATTCGAGTATCATGTACCCTTTTTAGCAATAACTTGAATTCAAAAAAACAGGCTTGAATACTTTGTATCTATAAAACTTTAATCCCCAAAATAATACTGTCAGTACAACAATTAAAGTATATGCAGAATATAAATCTAATTGATCAACATTAACCTTTGAATAATGAAAAATACTATTTGTTACACCGGCATAACCATCTAATGCGAAGTGCATACCTACTGAAGTATACAAAGATTTTGTAACCATGTAAAAATATCCAAAAACCATTCCACCAATAATCACGAATACTAGCGAATAGGCATTTCTAGACAACCCCTATTCTAAAAAACCGCAATTGAGGATTATAAATTCTCACTGCGGTTTCTATTTATGACATAAACAGTTCATATAAAATTTGTACTTAGATATTTACAGCATGATCGAGCACGTATTGCTCTGCTTCTTTGGACCACAGACCGTTGTTTTGCTTCAGCACTTCCCGTAGACCGCTGTAAAATGGATCCAGGTCTGTGCCTGATACGATTTCTTCTAGCGATTTCCGAGGCATATTCTTTTGTACATAAATTAATTTCTTTCCGCTTGGTAGAAGGGATGGAAGATTCAGCGTTGTATCTGCTACAGCATTCAAGCCAAGAATGTGAGAAACAACCTTTTCAACGTTTACCTTTCTCTCTTCAACCAATTTAATCGCCGCGCGCATATCATCTGTGTTCCCGCCGGAAGTTCCTACATAATGAGTGAAATTATAGTGAATATCATACAGATTGACTTCCGCAGTAAAATGCTTATCCCGCGGGCCGGCAAAGAAGTTAAGGCAGCCGTCCTTGGCTAAAAGGTTGGAAGCCTGTGTGATCAAAGGCTTGACAGGTGCCAGGACAAAGATATCGTCATAGGATTCGTTATTCACTACAGATTGGAGATAAGCCACCTGATCCTCAAATTTGCTCACGTTAACATAATGAAGATCGATACCATCTTTTTTCGCATCTTCAGGGCTGTATAACCGCGAAGCATTCTGTAATTTCTCATCAGACAGATCCGTAATAACTAATCTTTTGGGCTGAATCGGTCCGTGCAGCGCATAATCGATCTGGAGCAATCCCATCGGGCCAGTGCCCCCCATGATCAGAAGATTTCCGCCCTCTTTAATCCCCATCTTATGATTATAAGTGCCTTCGATCAAATGATAGTTGGCATTAAAACCGCCGACCACACAGGATAAGGGTTCAAGAAGCGAACCTTCAAAATAAGTGGCTCCGTTATATTCAAGCAAACAATCCTGTTCCATAACCTCTCGCGGAATTACAACATATGTGGCATCCCCGCCTATATATTGGAAAGAATACCCTGGGCAATCCGGCCGGTCCGGCAATTGAAGATTGGGCTGTATCGCAAACTTGCTGCCTGCAGTGAACTTATCTTTCCACTTATTCCCGACCTTGACAATTTGCCCGCAAAATTCATGCCCGACGATAATTGGATGCTCCGCTACATCATTAGGGACCTTTTTATGATCCGGACCGATTTTCGCTTCTTTCCATGACGACATGCAGATACTGTCAGTTACAACCGTTGCCAAAATTTCATCACTTTTGATTGCCGGCAGTTCAAATTTTTCCAGCCGTAAATCTTCTTTTCCGTAGAGTCTGAGTGCTGTTGTTTCCATAGTTTCATTCTCCTTTTAAATAATTAGTGTTTTATCTCTTTATTTCAAGATTCCAAGCCAGTAGCCCAGAATACCGATACCAAATAAAGCAAAGATCAGGACAATAGGACTGACTTTCTTTCTGAGCAGAAACATCATGAGGAATGTTAAACCAAGTGCGAGCAGGCCAGGGCACAATTGATCGAGAATGCCCTGAACGGTCATGGTTGTTTTCTGCCCAACCTGATTTGTCGTCTGAGAAATGACAATTGGCACGTTGATCTTCGTCCACTTCGTCACAAGAACACCCATGATAAACAAGCCAAGTATACTGGCCCCTTCAGTCAGCTTTTTCAGTCTGTTTGAAGCCATGTCCTTCACAATGCCCATCCCAGCTTCATACCCATACTTCAACCCGTACCATTTTAAAGCCAGTCTGACCATATTAAAGCTGAAGAAAAATAACAATGGGCCAAGAAGGTTTCCATTTAGCGCTAATGTAGCACCAAGAGCTGCGGTAATTGGCCTGAGCGTTCCCCAGATCAAAGGATCTCCGACTCCGGCAAGCGGGCCCATCAGGCCGACTTTTAAACTGTTGATCGCTCCGTCATTTATATCCTCGCCGTCTGATTTCGCCTCTTCCATTGCAGCTGTAACGCCCACCACAGGGCCGCACACCGCAGGAGTTGTATTGAAGAAAACAAGATGTCTTTGCAAAGCGGCAGCACGCTCTTCCCTGGTTTTATAAAGTCGTCTGATTGCAGGTGCCATATCAAAGCAGAATCCAAGGGCATGAATACGTTCATAGTTAAAAGAGGCCTGCTGAAAATTTGTTCGTACGAACATGTTAAAAAGATCGCCCTTGGTTAACTTCTTTACTTTATCAGTCATTTCCATACCCCCCTCAATCATCAAGCATGTCATCAGCAAGTGGCACTGACGAATTCGTGTTGGAATTGGAATCACGTTTATTTTCAAGGTAAGTCGGATTCAGTTGGATATAGACAATCGCGATGATCAATCCGATAGCACCAAAAGCAAGCAGGCTGAAGTTCAGATAGGATGCTAGCAAGAATCCGAGAAATAAGAAGGGCATAAGGTACTTTGCCCCCATCATATTCAGTACCATTGCATATCCGACAGTAACAATGAATCCTCCCGCGACATTCAGTCCGCCAGTGACAACCGGTGGTATCGAGTGCAACAGGGACTGCACACTACCGGCATTCATGAAAATGGTTACCAACAGTGCGGGTATGGCGACTCGAAGTGCTTGAATGAGTAGTGCCGATAAATGCAAGATATCGATAAGATGAAAATTAACCTGCTTCGCCGCGCGATCAGCTGCATGTTGGAAAAACACGGTAATTGTCCGGGCAAACACAGTGAGTACCTGTCCTGCGGCTGCTACTGGCAAAGCAATTGCTATACCTGCCTGAATATCTTGTTTACCAACAATGACCAGAATTGCAGAAATAATACTTGCCAGAGCAGAATCAGGAGACTGGGCAGCACCGATATTCATCCAGCCTAATGCAATCAGCTCCAATGTTCCTCCAAGTATAATCCCTGTCTGTATATCCCCCAGTATCAAACCAATAACGGTACATGCGACTAACGGCCGATGTGTTTGGAATTCATCCAAAACGCTTCCCATACCGGCAATACATGAAAAGACAAAAATTAGTACAATTTGAAAAGCTTGAATTTCCATCATTTATCACCTGCTTTTCTTTAATTGTTATTTATCTCAAAAGTTATCTCTTTCAACTTCTTCATTAAATCAATCGGATTATCACTGTCGACCACTCGAAGATCCAGATTAATTCCCAAGTTATTGAGTTCATCAAAAGCTTTAACGTCTTCGGCATTTACTGAAACTGCTTTGGTAATTTGTTTCTTCCCCACCCTGAATGCCATGCCACCGATGTTAATGGATTTAATCGGTACACCCTGCTTCACCATCCGAAGGACATCCGTTGGATTGATAAAAAGGAAGAAAACCGTTTCATCCTGATAAATTGGGTTTTTGTAGACCTTGACAGCCTTATCCACCTCACAGATATTGACTTTCATTCCCGGCGGAGCAGCTTGTTTCAGCAACATTTTGCGTACATTATCATTTGCCACTTCATCACTGCAGATGATAATGCGTTTCGCGTTGGCTTTCTTCGCCCAAACAGTCGCAACTTGCCCATGTATCAGCCGGTCATCAATTCTTGCAAAATTGATAATCATATCAATCCCTCCTCGTCCTGTTTGTTCAACACATCTCTGAACGATTTAACAGTTTCGGGAGCAATCTGCTTGATATACGACACGATCTCCGTCAGGTTCTTCATATTCTGATTTGATACAGCCTCCAGACAGATCGGCAGATTCACTCCACAGATCACTTCAATATTGCTATTCTCAAAAGCCAGAGAAGCCGATGCATTATAGGGGCTTCCACAAAAGAGATCAGTGAGAATCAATATACTTTTTAAATCATTCTTATCAATTGTTTCAGTGATCTTCTTTTTGATATCGTCGGGGTTCTCTCCCTGAACAAAACGAATCGGGAAGAGGTTCTCAACCTTGCCAAAAATCATTTCGATCGATCTTTTAAAGGATTCAGCCAAATCACCATGCGCACAAACAATGATTGAATACATTTTCCTTTCCTTCTTTCAAATCGTTCTGTCAATGCATCAGGATTAGTTTTCAGAAAAGAACCGGATTCAATAATGATTCCGTTTATTAATGCCGTCCCGAAGAATTCTGTTCTTCAATTTATCCTCTCGACTTGCCACCAGCGATATTGTAAGTTGTACCAGTGACGTAGTTCGCACGGTGGGAACTCAAATAGAGTACTAGATCTGCGACTTCCGATAGCTTACCGTCACGTCTGAGTGGAATCGATTTGTTTGTATACCCTTCACGCAGTTGCTGGACAGTGATCCCTCTTGTATACGCAAGAGCCTCTTCATAGGCAGGTGTACGCAATCCTGTTTTTTCAAGAATGCCTGGCGCAACGCCAACAACTCGAATACCGAACTTGCCCAGCTCTTTCGCCCACGATCTTGTGAAACTGTAGATGGCTGCTTTTGTTGCCGCATAGCCGCTTTGCCCTTCGGATCCTTCGAGACCACTTTCTGAAACCATGTTAATAATAACGCCTTTTCTAGCCTTCACCATTTCTCGTCCGGCAAGCTGGGAAAAGAGAAAAACACCTTTTTGATTAATGCTAATCATTCTATCAAGCGTTTCATCGCTCAATTCGAAACTGCTGTTCTCTTCTTTCTCATCCACCAACAATCGCGGTAAATTAATACCGGCGTTATTCACAAGCACATCAATCTTTCCAAACTTGCTGATTACTTCCTTAACTGTGTTTGCAACACTTTCCCGCTTTGCGACATTCGTCTGGACAAACAGCAGCTGATTGTCTTTTGCCTTTGCAACCAAATCATGCGGCGGTTCTTGCAAATCTGCCAGCACCACATTCGCATTATTTTCAAGTAAGGATTCAACAACCGCTTTTCCGATTCCTGAAGAACCTCCTGTTACAATTACTGTCTGATCATCAAGTCCAAGCCATTTACTCATCTTAAATTACCTCCAATATTATCGTGAAATTTATGACAATGCGTTCAACCAGAAGCTTAGTAACATGCTTTTAGCCAACAGCATTGAACATTTGTGATTATAGAGACCATTTGTGTTACTCATTTCATTTATATTATAAAACGCTTTCATTGGGCGTCAACTTATAAATTGTTGCATATTTGTGAATTAAGCTCACAAACGTGCTCCAAATTTACAACATTATAAAATCAATATATAATTAAGGCAAAATAAACTTGCACTAATAATCATTTAACGGTCAAATGTGCAAACTTCCTCGAGGCGCAAAATGGATAGTATTGAAATGAAAAAACTTTATATAAACATCGCTCAGATGTACTATGATCAGAACATGACGCAAAACCAGATCGCGCAAAGGACGGGAATCAACCGGACATCCATCAGCCGAATTCTAAAGAAAATTCGGGAAGATGGCATTGTAAAAATTATTATCAATTACGATCTGAATAATGTTTCATTAGCCCAAAAACTGAGAAACAGGTTTAATCTGAAGTATGTAAGCGTTGTTCCCGTAAACAGTGAACAGCAAAAGCGTGTCAGGCTGACCGCGATTGGCCAGGCATGCGCAAAATTTTTAGAACAAGTTGTTGAAGATAATGATGTAATCGGTTTATCATGGGGAAGCACTTTGGCTTCCGTCGTCGAAGCACTAGCCCCTTCTGCCGTAAAGAATAATGTATCTTGCGTCCCTATAGTAGGAGGGCCATCGGGAAAACTGGAGAGCCAATACCACGTCAATACGATTTGCTATGGTGTGGCTCAGAAATTTAGGGGAAAATCATTGCTGATTGATTTCCCAGCCATTGTTGAGAAAACATCTATGAAAAATGATATTTTGGAGACCCATTACTACAAAGAAATTGATAATATGTGGGATCACATCAGTATTGCAGTATTTGGTGTGGGTTCATTGCAGATCGCTGAAAATTCGACGTGGCATGCCTTTTATGGGGATAAGGCGATCACAAAACTGAAATCAGAGGGAGTTGCCGGAGATATCTGTTCTCGATTTTACGATATAAATGGAGCGATCATTCAGACACATTTATCCGATCGAACAATATCGATACAACTTGATAAACTTAGGAAAGCAAGATACGCGATCGGTGTTGCCGAATCTGTAGAAAAGGTTCCTGGAATTATTGGTGCTTTAAGAGGCCACTATATGAACGTTCTAATCACGACAGAAGAAACAGCAACAGCTATTCTTGAAGAGACAGATTAATTTAGTAGTCAGGTGTTAATTGACGAGGTAACTCATATGATTCATAAGGAATCTCGGATCTATCAGAACAAATAAAGTTATATTGTTTACAGCAAGCTAGCAGTTGCTATATAAAAAAACGGCAAATTTTTTGGCGAATAAATCATTATAGAAATAAACAGGGATATTTACCCATATATCAGGGCAAACGCATTAGAAATTCTGATTGATCGCGTGCTACAATGAGTGCAACAAATGAATTATGAACGATCCGAGAGGCGATAAGCCAGCGCAAGCACCGTTTTTAAATAGGGAAAATCAAAACCTGCTTTTAACCGCTTTCCTCGAATACTCCGCTTACTCGTTGTCTCCTGCTTCAGTAAATTGACCACGCATCGGCGCAGCAGAGCCATATTCTGCGCACTATTTTTCAGACGCATGCGCTGCTCGTCCTCTCGGAACGTGACATCAAGCACGTGATGAAGTCCATTTTCGATCTGCCAGTGCTGGCGCACGGCTTTAGCGAATGTTTTCGCATCGCTGGAAAGTGAGGATAGATAGAACCGGCGTTCCACGCTGACCTGATCACCAGTCTGCCGTTCAGACTCAACCACACCGACACTTTTAAGTCCTTTCCATTCCTCTTTTTGATCCAAAAAATCAATGGCGTCGGTCGTCCAGTAACGGCGGACATCGACACGACCATGACCTTTTTCGACCTGTTTATAGAAGCTGTGCGGGACATCCTTAAACGCATTTTTCTGTGCGTCTTCCAGATACAGTCGGACGTCTTCATGGAGCGTGGACTGGTTGCCTTTCAGAGCCAGCACATAATCCGCTTCTTTCTCCCTGATCTTGGCGGCAATGTCTTTCTGGCAGCCCATCGCATCGATCGTGACGATACAGCCTTTGAGCTTCAGCAGGTCAAGCAGCTCGGGAATAACGGTGATTTCATTCGTTTTTCCCTCCACTTTTCGCCGGGCTAGTACCGCCTTTTGTTCGGTTGCCCATGCGCATAAGGTATGAATCGCTCGCTTGTTAGCCGCACGATGATGGGAACCGCGCAACGTTTTCCCGTCAATGGCCACGATTTCGCCCTCGGTGAGCGTATAGACGTCGGCTGTCCAATTCATGAAGCAACGTTCAACAGTCTCAGGATCGAGCAGAGAAAAGACCCGGGCAAAAGTGTCATGAGAAGGGATGCCATTCGGTAGCTCAAGGAAACTTTCAAACCACTCTTTACGGGCGTAGCCGAACTCCTCCATGTCAGTGAACGAATCAATGGCGCAAATCGTCGCAGTCAGGGCGATGGTCAGGATATCAATCAGATTATGTCGCAGATGATTCCCGCTGCGTGGATCAGGTATGTCGGTGGTCGATCAAATGTTTCGTCATGAGTACATGTCTCCTAAAACGGTCTTTTCTTCACATTTTACCGTTTTTAGGAATAATATTCCTCATTTTTTAAATGCGTAAGCCCTGACCCATATATTATCTAAACTTGCAAAATACTAAAGAGCGGCAAACACCTCTTATACAATAAAGAAGTATTTACCGCTTTAAAATCAAGAACCTCTTCTGCTACGCAGTTAAGATGGACTGCGAAAAACATTATCGCCTTGTCCGTGTATAGAAATTGATTAGTTTCCATCGGGATCTTTGAAATAAAATGAGCGATTGCTCCATTCTTGCGTAGTTAAAGGTTTAGCAATTTCAACATTGAGCTTTTTAACACGCTCATATTCTTCCTCCACATTGTCTACGTTAAATTCAAGTTCCAAACTTTTATTGAATGCTGGCTTTGTTGTCCCGGCAGCATACTTTTCCTGAGCATCAAAACTAAAGAAAGAAAGGATACCACCATCAGTTGGAAACTCGACATAATCTTTCCCAAAAATTTGTGGTTGGATTTGTAATACTAATTTATAAAAATCGCATAATTCATTTACTCTATTGGTAATTATGCAGCTATGCGTAAGTTTCATGTTCTCTAATTTCTCCCCAATTAATTCTGATAAAGTTTCGTAGTAGAACGCGCACCAGAAATACTGATTTGAAGTAGAATCATCAACTCGGCGAATCAATTAATTTCTTTTTTCAAGAGAGATTACTATTTAGTATCTAACTCAGCAGGTTCAAGGACGGGAGCGACTTTTACGCCATAATAAAGTTTCCAGTGAATCGGTCACTGAATCCCATGCCGATGACGACGGATCGATAATCTTAAAGTGTTCCATCTCTGGAAGCACTACCAAACTGACTTTATCCCCTAGTTCAATAGCCCTGCGATGATACTCAACACTCAACTCGACTGGAACATCGCAGTCAAGATCACCATGAACTAAAATTTGCTCAATGTCCAAAGGCAACAATTCAATAGGCGAAGCTAAGCGATAACGATCAGGCACTTCTTGCGGTGTTCCACCAATAAATGATGCTACGGGACTACTAATCCCTTTTTCAACATGAATGTTCCACATTTTCTGCAAATCCGAAACCCCTGCCAAGCTTATTACACCCTGTATAGGTATCAGCAGAGGACTACCCAGCTCATCCGTCCGAATTTTGCTTGTTCGGGACGCCAACCAGAGGGCCAAATGTCCACCCGCTGAATGCCCAAGAATGACCACACGAGAAAGATCAAGCGGAAAATGTTCCTCGAGCTGGGACAAGTGATTAACAGCATCTACTACATCATGAAATGTCCCTGCCCAACCTCCTCCATCTTCTCCGACACGGCGATACTCGATATTCCACGTAGCGTAACCACGGCGAACTAAATCTTCATCAAGTGGATCA
This genomic window contains:
- a CDS encoding PTS sugar transporter subunit IIA, producing the protein MYSIIVCAHGDLAESFKRSIEMIFGKVENLFPIRFVQGENPDDIKKKITETIDKNDLKSILILTDLFCGSPYNASASLAFENSNIEVICGVNLPICLEAVSNQNMKNLTEIVSYIKQIAPETVKSFRDVLNKQDEEGLI
- a CDS encoding mannose/fructose/sorbose PTS transporter subunit IIB, whose amino-acid sequence is MIINFARIDDRLIHGQVATVWAKKANAKRIIICSDEVANDNVRKMLLKQAAPPGMKVNICEVDKAVKVYKNPIYQDETVFFLFINPTDVLRMVKQGVPIKSINIGGMAFRVGKKQITKAVSVNAEDVKAFDELNNLGINLDLRVVDSDNPIDLMKKLKEITFEINNN
- a CDS encoding efflux RND transporter permease subunit; its protein translation is MGLVYIVMLILFGDWAAPFAILFPMPVALIGAFFGTFIAGRSRQSEELSALNIGYFPVFSFDL
- a CDS encoding PTS mannose/fructose/sorbose transporter subunit IIC — protein: MQAFQIVLIFVFSCIAGMGSVLDEFQTHRPLVACTVIGLILGDIQTGIILGGTLELIALGWMNIGAAQSPDSALASIISAILVIVGKQDIQAGIAIALPVAAAGQVLTVFARTITVFFQHAADRAAKQVNFHLIDILHLSALLIQALRVAIPALLVTIFMNAGSVQSLLHSIPPVVTGGLNVAGGFIVTVGYAMVLNMMGAKYLMPFLFLGFLLASYLNFSLLAFGAIGLIIAIVYIQLNPTYLENKRDSNSNTNSSVPLADDMLDD
- a CDS encoding sugar-binding transcriptional regulator, whose product is MDSIEMKKLYINIAQMYYDQNMTQNQIAQRTGINRTSISRILKKIREDGIVKIIINYDLNNVSLAQKLRNRFNLKYVSVVPVNSEQQKRVRLTAIGQACAKFLEQVVEDNDVIGLSWGSTLASVVEALAPSAVKNNVSCVPIVGGPSGKLESQYHVNTICYGVAQKFRGKSLLIDFPAIVEKTSMKNDILETHYYKEIDNMWDHISIAVFGVGSLQIAENSTWHAFYGDKAITKLKSEGVAGDICSRFYDINGAIIQTHLSDRTISIQLDKLRKARYAIGVAESVEKVPGIIGALRGHYMNVLITTEETATAILEETD
- a CDS encoding SDR family oxidoreductase, whose protein sequence is MSKWLGLDDQTVIVTGGSSGIGKAVVESLLENNANVVLADLQEPPHDLVAKAKDNQLLFVQTNVAKRESVANTVKEVISKFGKIDVLVNNAGINLPRLLVDEKEENSSFELSDETLDRMISINQKGVFLFSQLAGREMVKARKGVIINMVSESGLEGSEGQSGYAATKAAIYSFTRSWAKELGKFGIRVVGVAPGILEKTGLRTPAYEEALAYTRGITVQQLREGYTNKSIPLRRDGKLSEVADLVLYLSSHRANYVTGTTYNIAGGKSRG
- a CDS encoding alpha/beta hydrolase family protein, which translates into the protein MAFISSIHIAYGDNPSQFGILRVPESSEYCPVVVTIHGGFWKSKYGLGEIDPLDEDLVRRGYATWNIEYRRVGEDGGGWAGTFHDVVDAVNHLSQLEEHFPLDLSRVVILGHSAGGHLALWLASRTSKIRTDELGSPLLIPIQGVISLAGVSDLQKMWNIHVEKGISSPVASFIGGTPQEVPDRYRLASPIELLPLDIEQILVHGDLDCDVPVELSVEYHRRAIELGDKVSLVVLPEMEHFKIIDPSSSAWDSVTDSLETLLWRKSRSRP
- a CDS encoding ISAs1 family transposase, with translation MPDPRSGNHLRHNLIDILTIALTATICAIDSFTDMEEFGYARKEWFESFLELPNGIPSHDTFARVFSLLDPETVERCFMNWTADVYTLTEGEIVAIDGKTLRGSHHRAANKRAIHTLCAWATEQKAVLARRKVEGKTNEITVIPELLDLLKLKGCIVTIDAMGCQKDIAAKIREKEADYVLALKGNQSTLHEDVRLYLEDAQKNAFKDVPHSFYKQVEKGHGRVDVRRYWTTDAIDFLDQKEEWKGLKSVGVVESERQTGDQVSVERRFYLSSLSSDAKTFAKAVRQHWQIENGLHHVLDVTFREDEQRMRLKNSAQNMALLRRCVVNLLKQETTSKRSIRGKRLKAGFDFPYLKTVLALAYRLSDRS
- a CDS encoding VOC family protein; amino-acid sequence: MKLTHSCIITNRVNELCDFYKLVLQIQPQIFGKDYVEFPTDGGILSFFSFDAQEKYAAGTTKPAFNKSLELEFNVDNVEEEYERVKKLNVEIAKPLTTQEWSNRSFYFKDPDGN
- a CDS encoding mannose/fructose/sorbose PTS transporter subunit IID, which encodes MTDKVKKLTKGDLFNMFVRTNFQQASFNYERIHALGFCFDMAPAIRRLYKTREERAAALQRHLVFFNTTPAVCGPVVGVTAAMEEAKSDGEDINDGAINSLKVGLMGPLAGVGDPLIWGTLRPITAALGATLALNGNLLGPLLFFFSFNMVRLALKWYGLKYGYEAGMGIVKDMASNRLKKLTEGASILGLFIMGVLVTKWTKINVPIVISQTTNQVGQKTTMTVQGILDQLCPGLLALGLTFLMMFLLRKKVSPIVLIFALFGIGILGYWLGILK
- a CDS encoding zinc-binding dehydrogenase; this translates as METTALRLYGKEDLRLEKFELPAIKSDEILATVVTDSICMSSWKEAKIGPDHKKVPNDVAEHPIIVGHEFCGQIVKVGNKWKDKFTAGSKFAIQPNLQLPDRPDCPGYSFQYIGGDATYVVIPREVMEQDCLLEYNGATYFEGSLLEPLSCVVGGFNANYHLIEGTYNHKMGIKEGGNLLIMGGTGPMGLLQIDYALHGPIQPKRLVITDLSDEKLQNASRLYSPEDAKKDGIDLHYVNVSKFEDQVAYLQSVVNNESYDDIFVLAPVKPLITQASNLLAKDGCLNFFAGPRDKHFTAEVNLYDIHYNFTHYVGTSGGNTDDMRAAIKLVEERKVNVEKVVSHILGLNAVADTTLNLPSLLPSGKKLIYVQKNMPRKSLEEIVSGTDLDPFYSGLREVLKQNNGLWSKEAEQYVLDHAVNI